One region of Scophthalmus maximus strain ysfricsl-2021 chromosome 15, ASM2237912v1, whole genome shotgun sequence genomic DNA includes:
- the dusp23b gene encoding dual specificity protein phosphatase 23b codes for MASAPPHNFSWVEPGKLAGLALPRMTSDYQYLLDNGIKHLVCLCERKPPHHDSCPELQLHHIKIVDFTPPSPSQIDRFLSLVEEANSKGEGVGVHCMHGHGRTGTMLACYLVKTRKIPGVDAISEIRRLRKGSIETHEQEKAVVQFYQRTK; via the exons ATGGCCTCCGCTCCTCCCCACAACTTCTCCTGGGTGGAGCCAGGCAAACTGGCCGGACTGGCGTTGCCCAGGATGACATCCGATTACCAGTATCTGCTGGACAACGGCATCAAACACCTGGTGTGCCTGTGTGAGAGAAAACCACCTCACCACGACTCGTgcccagagctgcagctgcaccacATCAAGATTGTCGACTTCACCCCTCCTTCGCCGAGTCAGATTGATAGATTCCTGTCTCTCGTAGAAGAGGCCAACTCCAAGGGGGAG GGTGTAGGAGTTCACTGCATGCACGGCCACGGCAGGACAGGGACAATGCTGGCCTGCTACCTGGTGAAGACTAGGAAGATTCCAGGTGTCGACGCCATCAGCGAGATCCGCCGACTGCGCAAAGGCTCAATTGAAACCCACGAACAGGAGAAGGCGGTGGTGCAGTTTTATCAGCGCACCAAGTAA